In Rariglobus hedericola, the following proteins share a genomic window:
- a CDS encoding HPr family phosphocarrier protein, with product MEKNDTTAAGQQVKELVVQNKMGIHARPAAMIVRITNKFKADVFVEKDEEQVNGKSIMGLMMLAAGKGSKVKFLATGEDAPQMLTELEQLFTRKFDEA from the coding sequence ATGGAAAAGAACGATACGACTGCGGCCGGTCAGCAGGTAAAAGAGCTGGTTGTTCAAAACAAAATGGGCATCCACGCGCGTCCCGCCGCGATGATCGTGCGCATCACCAACAAATTTAAAGCCGACGTCTTCGTCGAAAAAGACGAGGAGCAGGTGAATGGTAAATCCATCATGGGCCTGATGATGCTCGCCGCAGGCAAAGGCTCGAAGGTCAAGTTCCTCGCCACCGGCGAAGACGCCCCGCAGATGCTCACCGAGCTTGAGCAGCTCTTCACCCGCAAGTTCGACGAGGCCTGA
- a CDS encoding carboxypeptidase M32: protein MPADSYERLVTHLKRAHTLGTVAGLLGWDEQVNLPADSADQRAEQSALLAELQHAAATAPEIGDLLNQLEQPVCNLLSYKPAGGSAENADTADRAVVIREARKDYDRVVKLPADFVAEKARLSSAAYHGWAAAKTRSDFSAFAPFLEKHLALAKQEAAYLGWGDRAYDYAIDKHDPGMTAEKLTALFTELKAGLVPLVRAIAASPVRARTDIFKGFPIAEQREFLRDVTERLGFNYRRGRIDVSLHPFCEGSGADIRMTTRFDADNPLDSLFSSIHETGHGLYEQGLPLAAQGTPLGQNAGMGVHESQSRLWENQVSRSRAFWAFFEPRFREKFPAQLAAVSSEELYLAVNEVAPTLIRVDSDEVHYNLHILLRFELERRLFAGELTVGELPAAWNALSQELLGLTPTSDKVGVLQDVHWSGGAFGYFPSYCLGNMIAAQLWFTVRAKFPELDADFEQGDFSRLLGWLRTNIHEQGRRYETLELVRRVTGEELTPKYLLRYLQERYAPLYLK, encoded by the coding sequence ATGCCCGCCGATTCCTACGAGCGTCTCGTCACTCACCTTAAGCGCGCCCATACGCTGGGCACGGTTGCCGGTCTCTTGGGATGGGACGAGCAGGTCAACCTACCTGCCGACAGCGCCGACCAGCGCGCCGAGCAATCCGCGCTCCTCGCCGAACTCCAGCACGCCGCCGCAACCGCCCCTGAAATCGGCGATCTTTTAAACCAACTTGAACAGCCGGTTTGTAACTTATTAAGTTACAAACCGGCTGGGGGCTCGGCTGAAAATGCGGATACTGCTGATCGCGCGGTGGTGATTCGTGAGGCGCGGAAAGACTATGATCGTGTGGTGAAACTCCCGGCGGACTTCGTGGCCGAGAAGGCCCGGCTCTCCAGCGCGGCTTATCACGGGTGGGCCGCGGCTAAGACGCGGTCGGACTTTTCGGCGTTTGCTCCCTTTCTCGAAAAACACCTCGCACTCGCAAAACAGGAAGCTGCCTATCTCGGCTGGGGTGATCGGGCCTATGACTACGCGATCGACAAACACGATCCGGGCATGACGGCGGAAAAACTCACCGCATTGTTCACGGAGTTGAAGGCCGGTCTCGTCCCTCTGGTGCGTGCCATCGCCGCGTCTCCCGTGCGCGCCCGCACGGATATTTTCAAAGGCTTCCCGATCGCGGAGCAGCGGGAATTCCTGCGCGATGTCACCGAACGACTCGGCTTTAACTACCGCCGCGGACGCATCGATGTGTCCCTCCATCCCTTCTGCGAAGGCTCGGGGGCGGACATCCGCATGACCACGCGCTTCGATGCGGATAACCCGCTCGATTCACTCTTCTCGTCGATCCACGAAACCGGGCACGGACTCTATGAACAAGGTCTGCCGCTCGCCGCGCAAGGCACTCCGCTCGGTCAAAACGCCGGCATGGGCGTGCACGAATCGCAAAGTCGCTTGTGGGAAAACCAAGTGTCGCGCAGCCGTGCATTCTGGGCGTTTTTCGAGCCGCGCTTTCGCGAAAAATTCCCCGCGCAACTCGCCGCCGTGTCGTCCGAAGAACTGTATCTCGCGGTCAACGAAGTCGCGCCCACGCTCATCCGTGTCGATAGCGACGAGGTGCACTACAACCTGCACATCCTGCTGCGCTTCGAGCTCGAGCGCCGGCTGTTTGCGGGCGAACTCACGGTGGGCGAACTGCCGGCCGCATGGAATGCGTTGTCGCAGGAATTGCTGGGGCTCACGCCGACGAGCGACAAGGTTGGCGTGCTCCAAGACGTGCATTGGTCCGGCGGGGCGTTCGGATATTTCCCGAGTTACTGCCTAGGCAACATGATTGCCGCGCAATTGTGGTTCACGGTGCGGGCGAAATTTCCGGAGCTGGATGCGGACTTTGAGCAGGGTGATTTCTCGCGCCTGTTGGGCTGGTTGCGCACAAACATCCACGAGCAGGGGCGCCGCTACGAAACCCTCGAACTGGTGCGCCGTGTAACCGGCGAGGAGCTCACGCCGAAATACCTGCTGCGCTATTTGCAAGAACGGTATGCACCGCTGTATTTGAAATAA
- a CDS encoding KamA family radical SAM protein: MPYTEDRSTWFEGQGLWQHVPESDWKDWTWQLKNRLTKLEDLERYMTLTPDERAGVLFAGHKLAMAITPYFFNLIDRNNPNCPIRLQMIPRAGEGQLHAEEMLDSLGEDEHSPVPGLVHRYPDRVLFLVTDRCASYCRYCTRSRLVSNAQDYNFHPEYEQGLRYIESHPEIRDVLLSGGDPLLLSDRKLDHLLGRLRAIKHLEFIRIGSRIPVFLPQRITPELCEILKKHGPIWMSIHVNHPKEATAELRDACERLSFAGVPLGNQSVLLKGVNDDADVMKALVHRLLRMRVRPYYLYQMDLITGGAHFKVDVRKGLEIIQALRGHTTGYAIPQYVIDAPGGGGKVPVNPNYIEKITDEEVVFKNYEGRTFRYPLTATPVVEGETVEKPVKLHEELHG, from the coding sequence ATGCCCTACACTGAAGATCGTTCCACCTGGTTTGAAGGCCAGGGACTTTGGCAGCACGTTCCTGAAAGTGACTGGAAAGACTGGACCTGGCAGCTGAAGAACCGTCTCACAAAGCTCGAGGATCTCGAGCGTTACATGACGCTCACACCCGATGAACGCGCGGGGGTTCTTTTTGCGGGCCACAAGCTGGCGATGGCGATCACACCTTACTTTTTTAACCTGATCGATCGCAACAACCCCAATTGCCCGATCCGCCTGCAAATGATCCCCCGCGCCGGCGAAGGTCAGCTGCACGCCGAGGAAATGCTGGATTCGCTGGGTGAAGACGAACATTCGCCGGTGCCGGGTCTGGTGCATCGTTATCCGGATCGAGTGCTGTTCTTGGTGACGGATCGCTGTGCTTCGTATTGCCGCTATTGCACGCGCAGCCGGTTGGTTTCCAACGCGCAGGACTACAATTTCCACCCCGAATACGAACAGGGACTCCGCTACATCGAGTCGCATCCGGAGATCCGTGATGTGCTGCTTTCAGGTGGCGACCCGCTGCTGTTGTCCGATCGTAAGCTCGACCATCTCCTTGGGCGCCTCCGCGCGATCAAACACCTTGAGTTCATCCGCATCGGCTCGCGCATTCCGGTTTTCCTGCCGCAGCGCATTACTCCGGAGCTGTGCGAAATCCTTAAGAAGCACGGTCCGATCTGGATGAGCATTCATGTGAATCATCCGAAGGAGGCGACCGCCGAACTGCGTGATGCCTGCGAACGCCTGTCGTTTGCCGGTGTGCCGTTGGGTAACCAAAGCGTGCTCCTCAAGGGCGTGAACGACGACGCCGACGTCATGAAGGCGCTCGTCCACCGTCTGTTGCGGATGCGCGTGCGTCCTTATTACCTTTACCAGATGGATTTGATTACGGGCGGCGCGCATTTCAAAGTCGATGTGCGTAAGGGCCTTGAGATCATCCAGGCGTTGCGCGGCCACACGACGGGCTACGCGATTCCCCAATACGTGATTGATGCTCCCGGTGGCGGCGGCAAGGTGCCGGTCAACCCGAACTACATCGAGAAAATCACCGACGAGGAAGTGGTCTTCAAAAACTACGAAGGCCGCACTTTCCGGTATCCGCTTACAGCGACTCCGGTCGTCGAGGGTGAGACGGTTGAAAAGCCCGTGAAGCTCCATGAAGAGCTGCACGGGTGA
- the kdsB gene encoding 3-deoxy-manno-octulosonate cytidylyltransferase, with translation MPKTAIIVPCRLESTRFPRKLLHVIKGKPLLLWVAERIKQEAPEFPLFFAVDDELLAAPLRAAGFQAILTGVQHQSGTDRIAEANRTVKADHVINVQADEPLVTRAQILTLAELISGTAAMATLGTPFTTAADFNNPNQVKVVFAPGGARALYFSRAAIPYARDRAGQVDDAWVQANPCFKHLGLYAYKAELIESFAKLPPGRYEQIEKLEQLRVIENGFEILCGVTNDPTIGVDTPEDAVKFGEWLG, from the coding sequence ATGCCCAAGACTGCGATCATCGTCCCATGCCGTCTCGAATCGACGCGTTTTCCGCGCAAGTTGCTGCACGTCATCAAGGGAAAGCCCCTGCTGCTGTGGGTGGCGGAGCGCATCAAACAGGAGGCGCCGGAGTTCCCGCTATTTTTCGCGGTGGATGATGAATTGCTGGCCGCACCGCTGCGGGCGGCGGGGTTTCAGGCGATTTTGACGGGTGTGCAACACCAGAGCGGCACGGATCGAATCGCCGAGGCCAACCGCACGGTGAAGGCCGACCATGTGATCAACGTGCAGGCCGACGAGCCGTTGGTGACGCGGGCGCAGATCCTGACTCTGGCGGAATTGATCAGCGGCACGGCGGCGATGGCGACGCTCGGCACACCCTTCACGACCGCGGCGGATTTTAATAATCCGAATCAGGTCAAAGTTGTTTTCGCGCCGGGTGGAGCGCGTGCGTTGTATTTTTCACGGGCGGCGATCCCGTATGCGCGTGATCGCGCGGGTCAGGTGGATGATGCGTGGGTGCAGGCGAACCCGTGCTTCAAGCATCTCGGGCTCTACGCCTACAAAGCGGAGTTAATCGAGAGTTTCGCCAAGCTGCCGCCGGGGCGTTACGAGCAAATCGAAAAATTGGAGCAATTGCGGGTGATCGAAAACGGTTTCGAAATCCTGTGCGGGGTGACCAATGATCCGACCATTGGCGTCGATACGCCGGAGGATGCGGTGAAGTTTGGAGAGTGGCTCGGCTGA
- a CDS encoding plasmid pRiA4b ORF-3 family protein: protein MISLHEGRGSRAKKPPAQAMVLGLSVAGCEPRIWRQLVVKETMWLARLHDSIQVAFDWFDYQTHTFTLEDLRLGNPAKKDGVIVEDDRDLTLAELDLAKRGGMVYDYHFGDGWRVDIRVEKVIPVAKGEVYPRCVGGGRAGPPEDCGGLEAYHDMLACIAEPTTELGREWMEWLGPQHDVERCDLVAINKALRKFGK, encoded by the coding sequence ATGATTTCGCTGCATGAAGGCCGGGGTTCCCGTGCGAAAAAACCACCGGCGCAAGCCATGGTGCTCGGGTTGTCCGTGGCCGGCTGTGAGCCGCGCATCTGGCGTCAACTGGTGGTGAAGGAGACGATGTGGCTGGCGCGCTTGCACGATTCGATCCAGGTGGCGTTCGACTGGTTTGATTATCAGACGCACACCTTTACGCTCGAAGACTTGCGATTGGGAAACCCGGCAAAGAAGGACGGGGTGATCGTGGAAGATGATCGTGACCTCACGCTGGCCGAGCTCGATCTGGCGAAGCGCGGCGGGATGGTTTACGATTATCACTTCGGCGACGGCTGGCGCGTGGATATTCGTGTGGAGAAGGTGATTCCAGTGGCGAAGGGCGAAGTGTATCCGCGGTGCGTGGGCGGAGGCCGTGCGGGCCCGCCGGAGGATTGCGGCGGGCTGGAGGCTTATCACGACATGCTGGCGTGTATCGCGGAGCCGACCACGGAACTCGGGCGTGAGTGGATGGAGTGGCTCGGCCCGCAGCATGATGTGGAACGGTGCGATCTGGTCGCGATCAACAAGGCGTTGAGAAAGTTCGGCAAATGA
- a CDS encoding DNA/RNA non-specific endonuclease: MSARARKGARRGGKIKAVFWFNVVLLAVMGGWFVMQPEPRRAEVSKLVENYFEKSKRIELLDVAQDIYRLYYSGDFVTATAAGDRTHIYGGLPATGKFPHAIRVLVNKGYIAGYCDALENPAWVAYRVGDVAKVETPAPRPDNFETDLRTAARVPSSAYTNSGYDRGHMAPNYAVATRYGEAAQRETFLMSNIAPQRHALNAGVWKEMEMKVATSYPGRFGEVWVLAGPVFGVRPAKLPNGTAVPEAFFMIVIDESDGRIRAQALIFPQEAPAGADARRFVVSIDEVERRTGLDFLTELDAVAEDSLESKHVDRVW, from the coding sequence ATGAGCGCGCGTGCACGAAAGGGCGCCCGGCGCGGCGGGAAGATCAAGGCGGTCTTCTGGTTCAATGTGGTGCTGCTCGCGGTGATGGGCGGCTGGTTTGTGATGCAGCCGGAGCCGCGGCGCGCGGAGGTGAGCAAGCTCGTTGAAAACTATTTCGAGAAGAGCAAACGCATCGAACTGCTCGATGTGGCGCAGGATATCTACCGCCTTTACTACAGCGGGGATTTTGTCACCGCGACGGCGGCGGGAGATCGCACGCATATCTACGGCGGCCTGCCGGCGACGGGAAAATTTCCCCATGCGATCCGTGTGCTGGTGAACAAGGGCTACATCGCGGGGTATTGCGACGCGTTGGAGAATCCCGCGTGGGTCGCGTATCGGGTCGGCGATGTGGCGAAAGTGGAGACACCTGCTCCGCGGCCCGATAACTTCGAGACGGATCTGCGCACGGCGGCGCGGGTGCCGTCATCCGCGTATACGAATAGTGGATACGATCGCGGCCACATGGCGCCGAACTATGCGGTGGCGACGCGTTACGGTGAGGCGGCGCAGCGTGAGACGTTTCTCATGTCCAATATCGCGCCGCAGCGGCACGCGCTGAATGCCGGCGTATGGAAGGAAATGGAGATGAAGGTGGCGACGAGCTATCCGGGCCGTTTTGGCGAAGTGTGGGTGTTGGCGGGACCGGTTTTTGGAGTGCGACCGGCAAAGCTGCCGAATGGCACGGCGGTGCCGGAGGCGTTTTTTATGATCGTGATCGACGAAAGCGACGGGCGTATCCGGGCGCAGGCGTTGATATTTCCGCAAGAGGCGCCGGCCGGGGCCGATGCGAGGCGGTTTGTCGTGTCGATCGACGAAGTGGAGCGGCGCACGGGATTGGATTTTCTGACCGAGCTTGATGCTGTGGCGGAGGATTCGCTCGAATCGAAACACGTTGACCGGGTGTGGTGA
- a CDS encoding TatD family hydrolase: MTLIDTHTHLDGFARAGTLDAVLARAREAGVTEMISIGTESDDWALIRDLAVEYAGTVHFSVGLHPCCVRENWADEVAQIEMFWSGAKLPVALGECGLDRFHLPKDDAAKAEQVFAWQQAAFAAQLDIAKRLGCPLVVHSRGAFAESVAMIDASGVDWTRVVFHCFSEGPAEMSELIKRGAYGSITGVLTYKNAENVREAAKVQGLARLMLETDAPYLTPVPNRGKPNEPAFMRHTAEYAAEMFGVRLDELAATSTKTARAFFGL, from the coding sequence ATGACACTGATCGATACGCACACTCACTTGGATGGCTTTGCGCGGGCGGGCACGCTGGATGCGGTGCTGGCGCGGGCGCGCGAGGCGGGCGTAACCGAGATGATTTCGATCGGCACGGAGAGCGATGATTGGGCGCTCATTCGCGATCTGGCGGTTGAGTATGCGGGCACGGTGCATTTTTCGGTCGGGCTGCATCCGTGTTGTGTGCGCGAGAACTGGGCCGATGAGGTGGCGCAGATCGAGATGTTTTGGAGCGGGGCAAAACTTCCGGTCGCGCTCGGTGAGTGCGGGCTGGATCGGTTCCATCTGCCTAAAGATGACGCGGCCAAGGCGGAGCAGGTGTTCGCCTGGCAGCAGGCGGCGTTTGCCGCGCAGCTGGACATCGCAAAGCGGTTGGGGTGTCCGCTGGTGGTGCATTCTCGCGGGGCATTTGCGGAGTCGGTCGCGATGATCGATGCTAGCGGCGTCGACTGGACGCGCGTGGTGTTTCACTGCTTCAGCGAAGGTCCGGCGGAAATGAGCGAGCTCATCAAACGAGGAGCCTACGGATCGATCACCGGCGTGCTCACTTACAAGAACGCGGAGAACGTGCGCGAGGCGGCGAAGGTGCAGGGACTGGCGCGCCTGATGTTGGAGACGGATGCGCCGTATCTCACGCCAGTGCCCAATCGTGGTAAGCCCAACGAGCCGGCTTTCATGCGGCACACGGCGGAGTATGCGGCGGAGATGTTTGGCGTGCGTTTGGACGAGCTGGCGGCGACGAGCACGAAAACGGCGCGGGCTTTCTTCGGGCTTTAG
- a CDS encoding SIMPL domain-containing protein (The SIMPL domain is named for its presence in mouse protein SIMPL (signalling molecule that associates with mouse pelle-like kinase). Bacterial member BP26, from Brucella, was shown to assemble into a channel-like structure, while YggE from E. coli has been associated with resistance to oxidative stress.), protein MTTSRPHLFGLLAGLALSAGLCFASITFTRAWTRISEDQVINVTGSARKEVRSDLAIWRASFTSDADTLTEAHQRSKADLAQVEAFLKAADQSDYVLKPVQVTELFTRTKTEEGEVSRRAGYRIRQNLEVRSGDVDALPKLASDAARLMENGVTLASEGMDFIYTKAGEAKIEMMGEAAKDARTRAEQIATQGGRVLKELRNARMGVVQINPLYSTATSWEGNNDTSSLEKTITTTVTATFSLR, encoded by the coding sequence ATGACCACTTCACGCCCTCATCTCTTCGGTTTACTCGCAGGTTTGGCGCTCTCCGCCGGCCTTTGCTTTGCCTCGATCACCTTCACCCGCGCCTGGACTCGCATCAGCGAAGACCAGGTCATCAATGTCACCGGTTCCGCGCGCAAAGAAGTGCGTTCCGATCTCGCCATCTGGCGCGCCAGTTTCACCTCGGATGCCGACACGCTGACTGAAGCCCACCAGCGCTCCAAAGCCGATCTCGCCCAAGTCGAAGCATTTTTAAAGGCCGCCGATCAAAGTGATTACGTGCTCAAACCCGTGCAGGTGACCGAGCTGTTTACGCGCACCAAGACAGAGGAGGGCGAGGTCTCCCGCCGCGCCGGCTATCGCATCCGCCAAAACCTCGAAGTGCGTTCGGGCGATGTGGACGCTCTGCCCAAACTCGCCAGCGATGCCGCCCGCTTGATGGAAAACGGCGTCACGCTCGCCTCCGAAGGCATGGACTTCATCTACACCAAGGCCGGCGAGGCGAAGATCGAGATGATGGGCGAAGCCGCCAAGGATGCCCGCACGCGTGCCGAGCAGATCGCGACTCAAGGCGGCCGTGTTTTGAAGGAATTGCGCAACGCCCGCATGGGCGTCGTTCAGATCAATCCCCTCTACTCCACCGCCACGAGTTGGGAGGGTAACAACGATACGTCGTCGCTGGAGAAAACCATCACCACGACGGTGACCGCGACTTTCTCTCTACGCTAA
- the carA gene encoding glutamine-hydrolyzing carbamoyl-phosphate synthase small subunit: protein MSTFKPAVLALEDGSVFRGRAFGADATISGECVFNTSMTGYQEIITDPSYFGQIVTMTAPMIGNYGVNDEDTEASLPRASGLVVRELSPIVSNWRSQSSLHDYLRKYGIPGISEVDTRALTKKLRVDGALKCCLSTLPLTDAEAIAKAKAWHDMAGSDYVKDTTCKEPYIWRGDDAANHNAVYVPAGTTFGLPNTPTKRFTVAAFDFGAKHSIFRKLINHGFDVKVFPATATAEQVKEHAPDGVFLSNGPGDPAALAYIHKTVTGLVPHYPIFGICLGHQMLTHAMGGDTFKLKFGHRGGNQPVKNLETGKVSITAQNHGFATDPKSLEKGGAIVTEINLNDNTVEGLRHKELPIFSVQYHPEAAPGPNDADPLFLDFYNLIAKRKAGKI from the coding sequence ATGTCCACGTTCAAGCCCGCAGTCCTTGCACTCGAAGATGGTTCCGTATTTCGCGGCCGCGCCTTTGGCGCCGATGCCACGATCTCCGGTGAATGCGTATTCAACACGTCGATGACCGGCTACCAGGAGATCATCACCGACCCGTCTTACTTCGGACAGATCGTCACGATGACCGCGCCGATGATCGGCAACTACGGCGTGAACGATGAGGACACCGAGGCCTCCCTGCCCCGCGCCAGCGGTCTGGTCGTGCGCGAACTCTCCCCCATCGTGAGCAACTGGCGCAGCCAGTCCTCCCTCCACGACTACCTGCGCAAATACGGCATCCCCGGCATCAGCGAAGTCGACACGCGCGCCCTCACCAAAAAACTCCGCGTCGATGGCGCGTTGAAGTGCTGTCTCTCCACGCTCCCGCTCACCGATGCCGAAGCCATCGCCAAGGCCAAAGCCTGGCACGACATGGCCGGCAGCGACTACGTCAAGGACACGACTTGCAAAGAGCCTTACATCTGGCGCGGTGATGACGCCGCCAACCACAACGCCGTCTACGTTCCCGCCGGCACCACCTTCGGCCTTCCGAACACCCCGACGAAACGCTTCACCGTCGCCGCCTTCGATTTCGGCGCGAAGCACTCGATCTTCCGCAAGCTGATCAACCACGGCTTCGACGTAAAAGTATTCCCCGCCACCGCCACCGCCGAGCAGGTCAAGGAGCACGCGCCCGATGGCGTTTTCCTCTCCAACGGTCCCGGCGATCCGGCCGCCCTCGCCTACATCCACAAGACGGTCACCGGTCTCGTCCCGCACTATCCGATCTTCGGCATCTGCCTCGGTCATCAAATGCTCACGCACGCCATGGGTGGCGATACGTTCAAGCTCAAGTTCGGCCACCGCGGCGGCAACCAGCCCGTGAAAAACCTCGAGACAGGCAAAGTCTCCATCACCGCGCAAAACCACGGTTTCGCCACCGACCCGAAGTCCCTCGAAAAAGGCGGCGCCATCGTCACCGAGATCAACCTCAACGACAACACCGTCGAAGGCCTGCGCCACAAAGAGCTCCCGATCTTCTCGGTGCAATATCACCCCGAAGCCGCTCCCGGCCCGAACGACGCCGACCCGCTCTTCCTCGATTTCTACAATCTGATCGCCAAGCGCAAAGCCGGCAAAATCTAA
- a CDS encoding YMGG-like glycine zipper-containing protein gives MKKTLLALGVVALIAIPAQAQAIRPAVVQGAVLGGVAGAVIGHNSGRHTGEGAVIGALAGALIGTAVDRSNQTTVVYAPAPQPVYCPPPPVTTQVVYVQSAPVVYSTGYYAPSPAPTVVIYRSAPPPVVVYQNYGYASYPQPVYHQGPRGGYPGRGWRR, from the coding sequence ATGAAAAAGACATTACTGGCTTTGGGAGTGGTCGCCTTGATAGCGATTCCTGCGCAGGCACAGGCTATCCGCCCTGCCGTGGTGCAGGGCGCGGTTCTCGGCGGCGTGGCGGGCGCGGTCATCGGACATAATTCCGGCCGCCATACCGGCGAAGGTGCGGTGATCGGCGCGTTGGCCGGTGCCTTGATCGGCACCGCGGTCGACCGCAGCAACCAGACGACGGTGGTTTACGCACCCGCACCGCAACCGGTGTATTGCCCGCCGCCACCGGTCACCACGCAGGTCGTCTACGTGCAGTCGGCCCCGGTGGTTTATAGCACGGGCTATTACGCGCCGTCACCGGCGCCCACGGTGGTGATCTACCGGTCCGCGCCGCCGCCTGTGGTCGTGTATCAGAATTATGGTTACGCGAGTTATCCGCAGCCGGTTTACCATCAAGGGCCGCGCGGTGGTTATCCGGGCCGCGGCTGGAGGCGTTAA
- a CDS encoding endonuclease/exonuclease/phosphatase family protein, which yields MPASPHAPRWTLRGFTDAALAVGLLGALGLCLLTTIAFAGQLHWLLEITTHFRPHYGILLLICAATYAFARRFRWAGVFALFAALNFIVLAPRFIPHDRAPANATQLKLLLANVQSGNTHHAAVLELIAREQPDVVALLEVNATWLTAMAPLAESYPHIVRVARSDNFGIAVFSRLPLSDTQTLYFSPAEVPSIRATLTLASGKSILLLATHPLPPGGAEGQYLRDKQLSKIASWSATAAHPAIVLGDLNCTPWSPAFRSLLADGELIDTGYGLAPTWPVTPWYLRIPLDHCLTTRTLSVVNHHVGPDIGSDHFPIIVTLALP from the coding sequence ATGCCCGCATCACCCCACGCCCCTCGTTGGACCTTACGCGGGTTCACTGACGCCGCGCTAGCAGTCGGCCTGCTCGGAGCGCTGGGCCTTTGCTTGCTCACGACAATCGCCTTTGCCGGCCAGCTTCACTGGTTGCTGGAAATCACCACTCACTTCCGTCCGCACTACGGCATCTTGCTGCTCATCTGCGCCGCCACCTACGCTTTCGCGCGCCGGTTCCGCTGGGCCGGTGTATTTGCCCTGTTCGCCGCGCTCAATTTCATCGTCCTCGCGCCTCGTTTTATCCCGCATGACCGTGCGCCCGCCAACGCCACGCAGCTCAAACTATTGCTCGCGAATGTTCAGAGTGGAAACACCCACCATGCCGCCGTGCTTGAACTGATCGCCCGCGAGCAGCCCGATGTCGTGGCGCTTCTGGAAGTAAACGCCACTTGGCTGACCGCCATGGCCCCGCTGGCTGAGAGTTATCCGCACATCGTCCGGGTTGCTCGCTCCGACAATTTCGGGATCGCCGTATTTAGCCGCCTTCCGCTGAGCGATACCCAAACACTCTACTTCTCACCGGCCGAAGTCCCGTCCATCCGCGCAACGCTCACTCTTGCCAGCGGCAAATCCATTTTGCTGCTCGCCACCCACCCTCTCCCACCCGGCGGCGCCGAAGGACAGTATTTGCGCGACAAACAACTGTCCAAAATCGCCAGCTGGTCCGCCACCGCCGCGCATCCCGCAATCGTGCTCGGCGACCTCAACTGCACGCCGTGGTCTCCCGCATTTCGCAGCTTACTCGCTGACGGTGAGCTCATCGACACCGGCTACGGTCTCGCCCCCACGTGGCCGGTTACACCCTGGTATCTCCGCATCCCGCTCGATCACTGCCTGACCACCCGCACCCTTTCTGTGGTCAACCACCACGTCGGTCCCGACATCGGCTCCGATCATTTTCCGATCATCGTTACCTTGGCCCTTCCATGA